The following proteins are co-located in the Dehalococcoides mccartyi 195 genome:
- a CDS encoding response regulator transcription factor, translating to MKILIIEDDYKIVQAISFALKIGWPDVTLLSASRGESGLRMIEEQRPNLVILDLSLPDMDGLEVLKDARLFCDTPIIILTVRSEESDVVEALELGANEYIIKPFRQMELLARIRCILRRPITTSKDALLEWGPFKLDYFKRLLFINEKTVILTTIESQIMHELLKDAPNIVTYSRLSELISGGHYPEVVNSIKVHVYNLRHKLEADSYAPKYIMNMHGVGYFLSK from the coding sequence ATGAAGATACTTATTATTGAAGATGATTACAAGATAGTGCAGGCAATATCTTTTGCTTTGAAAATAGGCTGGCCTGATGTGACCCTGCTGAGCGCTTCCCGCGGGGAAAGCGGGCTCAGGATGATTGAGGAACAAAGGCCCAACCTGGTTATCCTTGACCTGAGCCTGCCGGATATGGACGGGCTGGAAGTTCTGAAAGACGCCCGGCTTTTCTGTGATACCCCCATTATTATTTTGACGGTACGCTCGGAAGAATCTGATGTAGTGGAGGCGCTGGAGCTGGGGGCAAACGAATATATCATAAAACCCTTCCGCCAGATGGAGCTGCTGGCCAGGATACGTTGCATACTCCGCCGCCCCATAACCACCAGCAAAGATGCCCTGCTGGAATGGGGGCCGTTTAAACTGGATTATTTTAAAAGGCTGCTGTTTATAAATGAGAAAACTGTCATCCTGACCACTATTGAAAGCCAGATTATGCATGAACTTCTTAAAGATGCCCCCAATATAGTAACGTATTCAAGGCTGTCCGAACTAATTTCGGGGGGGCATTATCCAGAAGTGGTTAACAGCATAAAGGTCCATGTATATAACCTGAGGCATAAACTTGAGGCGGATTCCTATGCCCCGAAATATATTATGAATATGCATGGGGTTGGTTATTTTCTATCCAAGTAA
- a CDS encoding porin PorA family protein, whose protein sequence is MFKRWWPSFLGALLVAAAFIWVYVFFPVMAKLPADYEQNYYFSGTVQVLNSATNQLNPAMPVNVTRALKASGLEDDVLLLDQKITFTHAQAGTELPFGSEEVYGLDRTTRANVAGYGDISRTGQFTFPADTQKQDYPFWSATANQSLTAKFVKEETYQGLTVYVFQVDQKNINLGTYANTGIPQSGDFLINIKVEPVSGVPVYSDTTTTLKISPAPSVSMPIFISTIAYTSETIDEMVSTAESTQSLIMWASVYAFWIVVGVGIVFIGIGFFRNRAA, encoded by the coding sequence TTGTTCAAACGTTGGTGGCCCTCATTCTTAGGTGCTCTTTTAGTAGCGGCGGCTTTTATCTGGGTGTATGTATTCTTTCCGGTTATGGCTAAACTTCCGGCGGATTATGAACAGAATTATTATTTTTCTGGCACTGTTCAGGTACTTAATTCCGCCACCAACCAGTTAAACCCGGCTATGCCGGTCAATGTTACCCGTGCCCTGAAAGCTAGCGGTCTGGAAGATGATGTTTTGCTGTTAGACCAGAAGATTACGTTCACCCATGCTCAGGCCGGTACAGAGCTGCCTTTCGGTTCGGAGGAAGTTTATGGCCTGGATAGAACTACCCGGGCGAATGTTGCCGGTTACGGAGATATCAGCCGCACCGGCCAGTTTACCTTTCCGGCTGATACCCAAAAGCAGGACTATCCGTTCTGGTCTGCCACAGCCAACCAGAGCCTGACTGCCAAATTCGTCAAAGAAGAAACCTATCAGGGTCTGACTGTGTATGTCTTTCAGGTAGACCAGAAGAATATAAATCTGGGTACTTACGCTAATACCGGCATACCCCAGAGCGGAGACTTCCTGATAAATATCAAAGTAGAGCCGGTCAGCGGGGTGCCTGTGTATTCAGATACCACTACTACCCTTAAAATCTCCCCTGCCCCCTCAGTCAGTATGCCGATATTTATTTCAACCATAGCCTATACCTCTGAAACCATTGACGAGATGGTGAGCACTGCCGAGTCTACCCAGAGTCTGATTATGTGGGCCAGTGTTTATGCCTTCTGGATAGTGGTTGGCGTGGGAATTGTCTTTATAGGAATAGGGTTTTTCCGTAACCGCGCAGCCTAG